One genomic region from Phocoena sinus isolate mPhoSin1 chromosome 3, mPhoSin1.pri, whole genome shotgun sequence encodes:
- the CXCL14 gene encoding C-X-C motif chemokine 14: MRVLTAALLLLLLALCAARVDGSKCKCSRKGPKIRYSDVKKLEMKPKYPHCEEKMVIITTKSVSRYRGQEHCLHPKLQSTKRFIKWYNAWNEKRRVYEE; this comes from the exons ATGAGGGTCCTGACGGCAGCGCTGCTCCTGCTGCTCCTGGCGCTGTGCGCCGCGCGCGTGGACG GGTCCAAATGCAAGTGCTCCCGGAAGGGACCCAAGATCCGCTACAGCGACGTGAAGAAGCTGGAAATGAAGCCAAAGTACCCGCACTGCGAGGAGAAAATGGTTAT CATCACCACCAAGAGTGTGTCCAGGTACCGGGGTCAGGAGCACTGCCTGCACCCCAAGCTGCAGAGCACCAAGCGGTTCATCAAGTGGTACAACGCCTGGAATGAGAAGCGCAG GGTCTACGAAGAATAA